One Flavobacteriales bacterium genomic window, AGTTTCGATTTTATCCTGAACCTTATTTTTTAGTTTGCCCAAGGCATCAACAACCTCATTTTCTATGGGAATCAAATCTGTGGTAAACTCTTTCAGTTGACCCTCCGCATTTTGTTTTTTCAAACAATCCATAATTTGAGGTTTGGAGGCATCAAAACTTTTCTTGAAGGCATAACCCATCGAGAGGCGGTCGTCTTCCATTTCCTCTAACTCCGCACGTGTAAATCGACTCATCAAATCTTTTTTTATTGGGGTTACAATGCAGTCGCATTTTATTTTTTCTTCTGAATTGCTGCAATATTTTTCTTCCAAAACCTCAATGGCAATAGGGTTTTGTTTAAACGGCCCCACCCCAAAATGATACATGGCATAAACGCCGACCAGCAATAGTATTGCAACTCCTAACACCTTCATAGCCAATCGAGTAGCAAATTTTATAATGATAAATGCTAGGGCAATGGCAACCAAACTTCCAACGGTAAAATGCATTTTTTTTAAAACTTTTGTTGCGAAGGTATAATCTCAAATGGGGTCTAAAAAATATAAATTATACTTTTTTACATAATACAGCAATATAGAACTACTTTTGTACCAATTACTACTACGTTATAATACTTTTGTGATGAAAAATTTGTACTCAAAAGGCGAGGTACGCTTCGTCCGTTTTAAAAAATCCTTAGCTTTATTTTTGATTATTTTTGGTTTGAACATTTCGGGATTCTCCCAAAATGCCGACCTTCAAATTCAGTTAACGAGTGTTACGACGTTGTGTCCGGGTGAGTCGTTTACTTACACCTACACAATCAGCAATAACGGCCCAAATTCGGCCAATGGAGCAACGTTTAACGACAATTTTCCAAGTGGTCTTACACAAACTTCCTACAGTTCATGTAATGCAACAGGCGGTGCGGTATGTCCATCAAGCTATACAATATCAAACACAAACTTTAGTGGTACAATTCCGACCCTACCCAGTGGTGGGCAAGTAATAATGAATATTACAATGGAGGCACCCAGCCCCCCTTATAACTCTTCCTTTTCAAATACGGCAACGGTAAGCCCTCCAAGTGGCACAACAGACCCAAATATGTCCACGAATAGCTCAACATGGAACATTACACTTCGAAGGAACATTGATATTGCAATAGAGGGTTCTATGGATACCTTTCATGCCAATTGCAATGGATTTCCTGATACTTCATTTCACATGGTACGATTTATAAACAAAGGATCATGCCGGGCGGATAGTGTTCTGCTAAATATTTATGTCCCCTTTGGAAGTTTTACCAGAACGGGAATAGGTTCTGTACAAATTAATGCAAGCGTAAAAATGATTGATACGGTATGGAATATAAGCCCTGGAACATCCATGTATAATACCCAATTATATAATAGCAGTATTACATACTCCGTTAACCTTACCGGATCTAGCTCAGGGTATGGTAACTACAACTATATTCAAAGAAGAGTTAAACGATGGGAGTCTGGAGACACCGTGGAGCTTACGTTTAAAGTGGTTCTTGAATCGCTTAATTTGAATGGATGTGGCTATACTTTAAGCGGCACGCGATTAGGTGGCCATTATGCAACATTTGCTATTCCATCAAATACTACATTAACGGATACATTTTCAACTAATAATTCCTTAAATTGGAGTTATGGAAACTCATTTGGACCGTGTTCTGGAATATCTTGCCCAACAACAGATATAGAAGCTTTTGGAAATCAATCCACTTTTAATGCGGGTTGTGGAGATCTTCCCGACACCTCTTATCATACAGTAGGATTTGTAAACCATGGCCCTGCTAATGCCGACAGTACATTGTTGTCTGTTTATATTCCAATGGGTGGGTTTACCAAAACAGGAAATGGAACGGCAACTATTTCTGTACCTTTCGTGGCTGGGGATACAAGTTTCTACACCTCATCGGGCACTACACTTTACCCGACAAGTTATTTCAATCCAGGCGGCACATATAGCCTAACACTATCCACCGCAAGCTCAGGAACTAGCAATTATAATTTCCTACAGAGAAGGGTGAAAAAATGGGAACCAGGCGATACTGTCTTAATATCTTATCGCATAATTATAAATGGATTGAACCACAGCGGATGCGGATACAGCATAACAGGTACAAATGTGGGAGGTACGAATACAAGCTTTACTATTCCAACTAATTTAACACTTACAGATACTTTCAGTGCTAATAACTTTGTCAGTATCAATGGAAACGATGTGGGGCCCTGCACGGCTGCTGCCTGCCCCGTAACTGACATAGAGGTAGTTGGAAGTCAGACAACATTCAATGCTGCTTGCCAAAGTGGACCGGATACGAGCTATCATACCGTGTATTATGTAAATCATGGTCCATCCACGGCAGATAGTGTTTTGTTAACCTATTTTTTACCCTTTGGTACTTGGGTAAAATCAGGTTCTGGAACAGCGGTAATAACAAATAACATGAGAATTATTGATACCGTGTGGTCGGTTGGTGCAGGATCCAGCCTATATGAGACAAGTTTTTATAACTCAAATCTTTATTACAGCACAACCTTAAGTGCAAGTTTCGCAGGTTATAGTAACTATTCTTTAATACAAAGAAGAGTCAAAAATTGGGCTGTTGGAGATACCATAAAGGTGCAATATGCCATCGAAGTTGGCAAAATAAATTTGTCTGGGTGTGGTTTTACCGTTTCCTCCTCAAGATACGGAGGAACAAATGCCAATTTTATCATTCCCTCGAATATGTATCTGAAGGACACTTTTTCTGGTAATGATGCAGCCAACATATCTGGCAATACAGGTGGCCCATGGTCTAGATTGGATGTCTCTATTTCGAAATCTGTATCTCCGGCAATTTTAATAAGTGGAGACACTCTAACAATGAGCTATCAATTCCAGAATGCATCGGGTGGTGTCAATGCCATAGAAAAAACTTTTATTGACACCCTTCCACAAAACTTTTTCATCAACCTTTCAACCTTTAGTTGTTCAGCATCATCTGGTGCCTCGTGTGGCAGCTATACATACGACACAGTCAAACGTATATTTACCTATACGGCTGCTAGTCTTCCATCCTCGGGTTTGATAAATATTAGTTTTAAGGGGGCTGTTTTCTCGCAGTATGACGAAACAACCACTACTCGGGCCTATGCCCCACAGTGTGAAGATTGTATTCCATCTACAAACTTTACAGAAACTAATTACCAAATAAACGCAAATCCTTATTTGGGAGATTATGTTTGGCTCGATTTGAATAAGGATGGAGACCAAGATGCCAATGAGCCTGCCATGAGCGGTATCGAGGTAACTTTATTTAATAGTTCTGATAATCTTCTTGGAACAACTAAGACAGATGCCAACGGTCGTTACCGTTTTGGAGATTTAACCTCAGGTACATATTATGTTCAATTTCACCTGCCTCCAAACTACAAGTTTACCTCGCAAACGACCGGAACATCCTTTGGTAGTGATGCCAACCCGACCACGGGTAAAACTCCAAATGTAAGCATCAGCACCAATAATCACTTAGACCTTGATGCTGGATTAATACCTGCCGAAAATTCTGTAGGTTCTATCGGTGATTATGTTTGGTTTGACGAAAATAGTAATGGTATTCAGGATTATTCAGAAAAGGGATTTTCAGGTGTTTTAGTAACACTTTATGATAACAGTGGAAACAAACTAATGAATACCTACACAGACAAAAATGGTATGTATTTATTTAACAATTTAGATGCTGGAACTTATGTGGTAGGTATGAACCCAGTTCCCGGTTTTATTGCTTCAACCGCAAATGTGGGCGACGATGCTTTTGATAGTGATATTAATACCACATCGTTAAAAACGTCAAATATAGTCCTGACTTCTGGCCAAAACATCAGACATATAGATGCCGGACTTGTCCGACAGCCTGCATCTTCGGCCTCCTTAGGCAATTTTGTTTGGTATGATTTAAATAATGATTGGATACAAAGCGGAGGAAATGAAAAAGGTGTAGAAGACATAAAGGTGGTACTAAAAAATTCATCTGGTTCACGATTGGATTCACTGTTTACTTCTTTTGACGGACAATATGTATTTAATAATCTTAATGCCGGAGGTTATATCTTAGAGTTTTCAAATCTACCATCCGGTTATAATTTGGTGCATCCCTATTTAGGATTCAACAATACCGTTGACAGTGACCCAAACCAAAATTTAGGAAATACAGACACCATTATACTATCTGCCGGCGAAATAAACATGAGTATAG contains:
- a CDS encoding carboxypeptidase regulatory-like domain-containing protein; translated protein: MKNLYSKGEVRFVRFKKSLALFLIIFGLNISGFSQNADLQIQLTSVTTLCPGESFTYTYTISNNGPNSANGATFNDNFPSGLTQTSYSSCNATGGAVCPSSYTISNTNFSGTIPTLPSGGQVIMNITMEAPSPPYNSSFSNTATVSPPSGTTDPNMSTNSSTWNITLRRNIDIAIEGSMDTFHANCNGFPDTSFHMVRFINKGSCRADSVLLNIYVPFGSFTRTGIGSVQINASVKMIDTVWNISPGTSMYNTQLYNSSITYSVNLTGSSSGYGNYNYIQRRVKRWESGDTVELTFKVVLESLNLNGCGYTLSGTRLGGHYATFAIPSNTTLTDTFSTNNSLNWSYGNSFGPCSGISCPTTDIEAFGNQSTFNAGCGDLPDTSYHTVGFVNHGPANADSTLLSVYIPMGGFTKTGNGTATISVPFVAGDTSFYTSSGTTLYPTSYFNPGGTYSLTLSTASSGTSNYNFLQRRVKKWEPGDTVLISYRIIINGLNHSGCGYSITGTNVGGTNTSFTIPTNLTLTDTFSANNFVSINGNDVGPCTAAACPVTDIEVVGSQTTFNAACQSGPDTSYHTVYYVNHGPSTADSVLLTYFLPFGTWVKSGSGTAVITNNMRIIDTVWSVGAGSSLYETSFYNSNLYYSTTLSASFAGYSNYSLIQRRVKNWAVGDTIKVQYAIEVGKINLSGCGFTVSSSRYGGTNANFIIPSNMYLKDTFSGNDAANISGNTGGPWSRLDVSISKSVSPAILISGDTLTMSYQFQNASGGVNAIEKTFIDTLPQNFFINLSTFSCSASSGASCGSYTYDTVKRIFTYTAASLPSSGLINISFKGAVFSQYDETTTTRAYAPQCEDCIPSTNFTETNYQINANPYLGDYVWLDLNKDGDQDANEPAMSGIEVTLFNSSDNLLGTTKTDANGRYRFGDLTSGTYYVQFHLPPNYKFTSQTTGTSFGSDANPTTGKTPNVSISTNNHLDLDAGLIPAENSVGSIGDYVWFDENSNGIQDYSEKGFSGVLVTLYDNSGNKLMNTYTDKNGMYLFNNLDAGTYVVGMNPVPGFIASTANVGDDAFDSDINTTSLKTSNIVLTSGQNIRHIDAGLVRQPASSASLGNFVWYDLNNDWIQSGGNEKGVEDIKVVLKNSSGSRLDSLFTSFDGQYVFNNLNAGGYILEFSNLPSGYNLVHPYLGFNNTVDSDPNQNLGNTDTIILSAGEINMSIDAGINDTTNTNTASLGDFVWYDYDQDGIQDSNEAGVAGVTVILYNTSDIEQDRTTTDRNGWYKFINLAAGTYYIQFSNIPPNHQFTGTGSGTPSTDNNANASGRTANITINAGTHTTDVDAGIIGNVIDVLPASLGNRVWYDLNNNGLQDNGEPGVPGVRVRLLDNTGNTVIDSTTTSGLGYYIFNELAAEDYFIQVVSSTLPSGYTFVTQNAGSDDKVDSDVNTSTGKTSVIALEEGEDDMSHDAGIYKANVASLGNYVWFDIDQDGYQDADEPGAPGVTAKLYNTSNTLIQTTSTDENGKYLFTNLSAGTYYVVFVNAPAGYVFTSQSSGTDSSAANQLGKTGNISLSTGQTYLDLDAGLTSSTVGLLSGRFWFDQNKNGIEESSENPVPGQTILLLNDSEEPISAAVTNENGEYEFAGLQSGIYYTSFINTISNTQFTTQTTNTSNGSDVNPITGLSASIFLPVGGNVPDNDGGIIDFIPAKLGNIVWIDNDNDGIQNGTFYNVGGVGVQLYNLNDELISSTATTANGEYMFDKLPAGDYYIKFSRNTLPSGYSIVANNVGSNDSEDSDADPTTGNTSTISLSEGEVDMSWDMGITLNPSNGWKIGGIVWADPDLDGLQEGKEGRIANTKVMLYTTTGTLVTCGTTASKNLRDDFNVGSFSNNDGNTNFSSNWIEIGESNGPSVLGTRITGGNLYHQQLNPGESRSIERQFSLKEASGTVSITFNYYFFKSSTGTFAASVEYFNNGSWVNMVSATGTLSATYTGTLPKTATAVRFSYTSNNSASYARLNYIEISYNTVPIPVQILTNSQGEYEFDSDIFYCLNSNSTYHLRVNLADTTLQSQSASATNATGKTDNSAVTDFGDSDGSTSIASGFSTIVITTPTSGQNMFLDFGFGVNNPVPVELLKFEAKWVKTDALLTWSTASEINNRYFVVERSIDGIDNFQPIGIVNSLALNGNSDQILAYSFIDQNVETIITKSVFYRLRQIDFNGDEEIHPLRVLTKKSEEIIQIYPNPTNGLISIDLTDSETSNVFIRITDNLGRVMFESDYMAVPEIINYSFEGLSAGVYFMTIKTNNGIQVEKIIYNHD